A stretch of DNA from Candidatus Polarisedimenticolaceae bacterium:
TCAGGCGTACTTGCGAAGCAGGCCGACCACGACGCCCTGCACCTGAACCCGGTCCGCGGCGACCACGATCGGCTGCATCGCCGGGTTCGACGGCTCGAGGCGCACGTTGGCCCCGTCGCGGAAGATGCGCTTGAGGGTCGCGTCGGTCCCGTCCACGAGGGCGACGACCGTCTCGCCGTCCCGCGCGACGCGCCGTTCCTCGATGATCACGTAGTCGCCGTCGCGGATCGAGTCGCCGACCATCGAATCGCCCTGGATCTTCAGCACAAACGTGCGGCCCCGGCCCGCGACGAGGTCCGAGGGAACGCAGATGGTCTCGGTGGTCGGGATCGCCTCGAGCGGGCGTCCCGCAGCGATCGTCCCCATCAGCGGGAGCTCCATCGCGCCCCGCCTCGAGGCGTCGTCCGCCAGCTCGATCGATCGGTTCTGATTCCACACCCGCCGGACGAGCCCCTTCTCCACCAGATGCGAGACGTGTTTGTGGACGGTCGCGACCGAGGAGAGGCCGAGCTCCCGGCCGATCTCCTCGAGGCTGGGCGAGTAGCCGTTGCGCTGGATGAAATCGCGGACGACATCGAGAACCTCGCGCTGGCGTCGCGTGAGCGCCATGGACCACCTCCTGGACGTAGCCAAGGCTAGGCGAACACGGGACGAAACTCAACCCCGTCGCGGAGCCTTTTTTGCCGGGTCACCGGGCGCGGGGTATATTCCGGCGCCTTCCCCGGCTTGAGGAGACAACCCGTGCGCCCGACCGGCACCCCCCGCGCCGCTGCGGCGATCGCCGCGTGCTTCCTGATCTCCCTCCCCTCGTGGGCTTCCCCGGACGAAGCGGCGTGGACGCCGCCGACCGCGGAGCAGCTCGCCGCGCGCGAGCGGATCCGGCCCGCCGTCGAGGCGATCCTCCGGGACCTGCGCAATCCGCCGGACGGTCTCGAAGGCCGTTTCTTCGGCGCACGGAACCTCCGCAAGCTCGTTTCGATCGGCCCCGACGTCGCGCCGTTTCTCGAATCGGAGCTCGAGCTGCCCGACCGCTTCACGTTCAACATCGCCGCGCTGGCGCTCGGCCTGCTGGACACGCCCGGCGCGGCCGACGCGCTCCGGCGCGCCGACGACCTCGCCGATCGCGAGGGCGGTCCATGGGGCGTCGACCGCCGGACGATGGCGCTTCTCGGGCTCGCGGCCGCCGGAGAAACCGACGCCCTCACCCGCGCGCTCGCGGGGGCCACGGACATCAGCGCCTTCGAGTTCACCCCGCACCTCCCGCTGCTCTCCCCTCTCGCCCTCTACACGTACCCCGCGAGCTACGAGGTCCTGCTCGCCCAGCTCGAGCAGCGCGCCGCTCCCGACGCGGCGGACCGCGGCAAGCTCGGGCGGGTGATCGAGGCCCTCGGGAGTCTCGGCGATCCCAGGGCGCTCCCGAAGATCCTCCCCTTCGCCGCCGATTCCGACGTCG
This window harbors:
- the lexA gene encoding transcriptional repressor LexA produces the protein MALTRRQREVLDVVRDFIQRNGYSPSLEEIGRELGLSSVATVHKHVSHLVEKGLVRRVWNQNRSIELADDASRRGAMELPLMGTIAAGRPLEAIPTTETICVPSDLVAGRGRTFVLKIQGDSMVGDSIRDGDYVIIEERRVARDGETVVALVDGTDATLKRIFRDGANVRLEPSNPAMQPIVVAADRVQVQGVVVGLLRKYA